A section of the Methanoregula formicica SMSP genome encodes:
- a CDS encoding DUF3387 domain-containing protein — translation MLIKYNYPQDKQPKAVISILEQAELLCAEISA, via the coding sequence ATCCTGATAAAATACAACTATCCCCAGGACAAGCAACCAAAAGCCGTGATATCCATTCTTGAACAAGCTGAGCTCCTGTGCGCTGAGATTAGTGCGTAA
- a CDS encoding methanogenesis marker 15 protein translates to MTPPVRIAQLSCGPDYSGVQHEIDAAAKEVNGEVFFPDVALKDIKRDFDTFGLDVRSPDLKLAIARAKALVEGRVDADAVFIATCFRCAEAAIVRNELRRYIHEHSKLPVVSYSFTERTTAGTLLTRMEALTTIARRRALLARETQQGITLGVDSGSSTTKAVVMKDNRIVGTGWTPTTEVLKSARSVVDSALAEAGVTMKEIEAIGTTGYGRFLVGKDLNADLIQEELTVNSKGAVYLADKQHGPATVIDIGGMDNKAIAVMDGIPGTFTMGGICAGASGRFLEMTAKRLGVEITELGPLAMKGFGGRVPMNSYCIVFGTQSLVNALAAGSTREDVAAAACHSVAEQVFEQQLQEVDIKEPVIMVGGTSLIEGLVHAMGELLQTKVVVPHHSQYIGSVGSALLASGFIRER, encoded by the coding sequence AAGTGAACGGCGAGGTATTCTTCCCGGACGTTGCCTTAAAGGACATCAAGCGGGATTTTGACACGTTCGGGCTCGATGTCCGGAGCCCCGACCTGAAGCTTGCCATTGCCCGGGCAAAGGCCCTGGTCGAGGGCAGGGTGGACGCTGACGCTGTCTTCATCGCAACGTGCTTCCGGTGCGCCGAGGCCGCTATCGTGCGGAACGAACTCCGGCGCTACATCCACGAGCACTCGAAGCTCCCGGTTGTCAGCTATTCGTTCACCGAGCGGACAACTGCCGGCACGCTCCTTACAAGGATGGAGGCCCTGACCACCATCGCGCGTCGGCGGGCGCTCCTTGCCCGGGAGACCCAGCAGGGGATCACCCTTGGCGTTGACTCAGGCTCGTCCACAACAAAGGCTGTGGTCATGAAGGACAACAGAATTGTCGGCACGGGATGGACTCCCACAACGGAAGTGCTGAAGAGCGCCCGTTCCGTGGTCGATTCCGCCCTTGCCGAGGCCGGTGTCACAATGAAGGAGATCGAGGCAATTGGCACCACCGGGTACGGGCGGTTTCTCGTAGGGAAGGACCTCAACGCCGACCTCATCCAGGAAGAGCTGACCGTCAACTCGAAGGGAGCAGTCTACCTCGCGGACAAACAGCACGGCCCTGCCACGGTCATCGATATCGGCGGCATGGACAACAAGGCCATCGCCGTGATGGACGGGATCCCGGGCACCTTCACCATGGGCGGCATCTGCGCCGGAGCAAGCGGCCGGTTCCTCGAGATGACAGCGAAACGCCTCGGGGTCGAGATCACCGAGCTTGGCCCGCTCGCCATGAAAGGATTCGGCGGCCGGGTGCCGATGAACAGCTACTGTATCGTCTTTGGCACCCAGAGCCTGGTGAACGCCCTTGCTGCCGGGTCAACCCGCGAGGATGTTGCCGCCGCTGCCTGCCACAGCGTGGCCGAGCAGGTCTTCGAGCAGCAGCTGCAGGAAGTGGACATCAAGGAACCGGTCATCATGGTCGGGGGCACGTCCCTGATCGAGGGGCTCGTCCACGCGATGGGCGAACTCCTCCAGACAAAGGTGGTTGTCCCGCACCATTCGCAGTATATCGGCTCCGTAGGATCGGCACTGCTGGCTTCCGGGTTTATCAGGGAACGTTGA
- the asnB gene encoding asparagine synthase (glutamine-hydrolyzing), translated as MCGIAGQYCLDGKAPDSDLLAAMAERLAHRGPDGQGMKICDSTGLVHRRLAIIDLTDEGLQPMSNEDGTLWLVFNGEIYNFVELREELLQKGHHFHSHSDTEVILHAYEEWGEGCLSRFNGMWAFALWDGNRKQLFCARDRLGIKPFYYTQAGGSFLFASEIKALLSHPDAGRKPDDLMLGTFLAWGVLDHSARTMFDGISQILPAHYLVVDADGPKQPVRYWDVKVSPAVHSQAAETGAVSRLLDLLHDATRIHLRSDVAVGTCLSGGIDSSTLTALINDIIRKDAPASVGSRQKTFSAVFTDRRFDESRYIDEIVQATGVDAHRVEPSAGQLWDDIDHLVWVQDEPFGSLSIYAQYCVMRLAQKNVKVVLDGQGADELLAGYIAYQGTYLATLLRSFRWLTAVQELAGSMSRHRGFFRSALGQLRERKARRGLLTCKAESILRYNGSLDHVLHRELTATNLPSLLHYEDRNSMAFSIESRVPFLDYRFVEYVAALPLNQKIRHGITKTCLRHAIKGIVPESIRCRMDKMGFVTPEEVWMKEDLRPFILQVLSQDTFRMRPYWDAGAVIRDYLAFLEGKSPYSPEIWRIVNTELWLQKFFDQRPALATNSRIRSQERMPGFSLVQKESESYK; from the coding sequence ATGTGCGGGATTGCAGGCCAGTACTGTCTGGACGGGAAGGCCCCGGATAGTGACCTTCTCGCTGCAATGGCCGAACGGCTCGCCCACCGGGGGCCCGACGGGCAGGGGATGAAGATCTGCGACAGCACAGGCCTTGTCCACCGCCGCCTTGCCATCATCGACCTCACAGACGAGGGGCTCCAGCCGATGTCAAACGAGGACGGGACGCTCTGGCTTGTATTCAACGGCGAGATCTACAATTTCGTGGAGCTCCGCGAAGAGCTGCTGCAAAAAGGCCACCATTTCCACTCGCATTCCGACACCGAGGTCATCCTGCACGCCTATGAGGAGTGGGGCGAAGGATGCCTTTCGCGGTTCAACGGCATGTGGGCCTTCGCCCTCTGGGACGGGAACAGGAAACAGCTCTTCTGTGCCCGGGACCGGCTCGGCATCAAGCCGTTCTATTACACGCAGGCGGGAGGGTCCTTTTTGTTCGCGTCCGAGATCAAGGCCCTACTCTCCCACCCGGATGCCGGGAGAAAACCCGATGACCTGATGCTTGGTACCTTTCTGGCGTGGGGCGTGCTCGACCACTCGGCCCGGACCATGTTCGACGGCATCTCCCAGATCCTGCCGGCTCATTATCTGGTCGTGGATGCAGACGGACCAAAGCAGCCGGTCCGGTACTGGGATGTGAAGGTCAGTCCTGCGGTGCATTCTCAAGCTGCGGAAACCGGGGCCGTGTCCCGGCTTCTCGATCTCCTCCACGATGCAACCCGGATCCACCTCCGGAGCGATGTGGCGGTCGGGACCTGCCTCTCGGGGGGGATCGACTCCTCGACATTAACCGCGCTCATCAACGACATCATCAGGAAGGACGCCCCGGCAAGCGTCGGTTCCCGGCAGAAGACCTTCTCCGCGGTCTTCACTGACAGGAGGTTTGACGAGAGCCGCTATATTGACGAGATCGTGCAGGCAACCGGGGTCGATGCCCACCGGGTCGAACCTTCGGCCGGACAGCTCTGGGACGACATCGATCACCTGGTCTGGGTTCAGGACGAGCCGTTTGGCTCCCTCTCCATCTATGCGCAGTACTGCGTGATGCGGCTTGCACAAAAGAACGTGAAAGTCGTCCTTGACGGTCAGGGCGCAGACGAGCTCCTTGCCGGGTATATCGCGTACCAGGGAACGTATCTGGCAACGCTCCTCCGCTCGTTCCGGTGGCTGACGGCAGTACAGGAACTGGCCGGCAGCATGAGCCGTCACCGGGGGTTCTTCCGTTCCGCGCTGGGTCAGCTCCGCGAGCGGAAAGCACGCCGGGGTCTCCTGACCTGCAAGGCGGAGAGTATCCTGCGATATAACGGCAGCCTTGACCATGTACTCCACCGCGAACTCACCGCAACCAATCTGCCCTCGCTCCTCCATTACGAGGACCGGAACTCGATGGCATTCTCGATCGAGTCACGCGTGCCCTTCCTCGATTACCGGTTCGTGGAATATGTCGCAGCCCTGCCGCTGAACCAGAAGATCCGGCACGGAATCACGAAGACCTGCCTCCGCCATGCCATCAAAGGAATTGTTCCGGAATCGATCCGCTGCCGGATGGACAAGATGGGGTTTGTGACACCGGAGGAGGTCTGGATGAAAGAGGATCTCCGCCCGTTCATCCTGCAGGTCCTTTCTCAAGACACCTTCCGGATGCGGCCGTACTGGGATGCCGGCGCGGTGATCCGGGATTACCTCGCGTTCCTTGAGGGAAAGTCCCCCTACTCCCCCGAGATCTGGCGGATCGTCAACACCGAGTTGTGGCTCCAAAAATTCTTTGACCAGCGCCCTGCCTTGGCAACAAACAGCCGTATAAGGTCTCAGGAGAGGATGCCGGGCTTTTCCCTGGTGCAGAAAGAGAGCGAATCCTATAAATGA
- a CDS encoding COG1470 family protein: MRSFSISIIIAAAVLLFLTPAACAAEDQTGNSGAVMQVVTAIPIPAPTPATISFPAGNYTKLEINPAYTQFALKPGESKDMTITVRNRDSKTVTLTPKITLQPYNIPYELDPSWITVTPASADVPAGESIKFIMKVSAPSDASRGPYNANLVFTDEEYPSAYPTPYPNYIHQMNFNVNVIVPPVIQISPQYISDQVEAGKEYRYTAEIKNTGASSVQLAPKISSDSFISYGPYGVTEPGLTADSFQLIAPSSIPPGSTGTLEIIMKVPTTATGYSNGYIDLGIDDPSLMQGEGRVSLNFNIWKQPTASYVKQFTLDAAEPVSIELTSGYSGYSAPIATSTIREPSFETTITGPDGIVTARPVQKIIRGSVNLDGDPVVSPSSEEATYHEASVQYTVIYTVEGKPGVWQLSVTPKNTQNFEYKITLGNMNTGIPSLNLFSSP; the protein is encoded by the coding sequence ATGAGATCATTCAGCATATCGATCATCATTGCAGCCGCGGTCCTGCTTTTTCTTACACCGGCTGCTTGCGCAGCAGAGGACCAGACAGGCAATTCCGGTGCAGTTATGCAGGTAGTGACGGCGATACCCATACCGGCACCCACACCGGCAACCATATCTTTTCCTGCAGGCAACTACACGAAACTGGAGATCAACCCAGCATATACGCAGTTCGCCCTCAAACCCGGGGAATCCAAAGACATGACCATCACGGTCAGGAACCGGGATAGCAAAACCGTGACGCTCACGCCCAAAATCACACTGCAGCCGTACAACATTCCCTATGAACTGGATCCTTCCTGGATTACCGTCACCCCGGCTTCCGCGGATGTACCTGCCGGTGAGAGCATAAAATTCATCATGAAGGTATCGGCTCCGTCGGATGCTTCCCGGGGGCCATATAACGCCAACCTGGTCTTTACAGACGAGGAATACCCTTCGGCCTACCCGACACCCTACCCGAACTATATCCACCAGATGAATTTCAACGTGAATGTCATCGTACCTCCGGTAATCCAGATATCCCCCCAGTATATCTCCGATCAGGTTGAGGCAGGAAAAGAATACCGGTATACGGCTGAGATCAAGAATACCGGGGCGTCGTCCGTTCAGCTGGCCCCGAAAATCAGCAGCGACAGTTTCATCTCGTATGGTCCATACGGTGTCACGGAACCCGGCCTGACTGCCGACTCGTTCCAGCTGATCGCACCCTCTTCGATCCCGCCCGGCTCGACCGGCACTCTTGAAATTATCATGAAGGTTCCCACAACCGCAACAGGCTATTCGAACGGGTATATTGACCTCGGTATCGATGATCCGTCTCTTATGCAGGGAGAGGGCCGGGTATCGCTGAACTTCAATATCTGGAAACAGCCCACAGCATCATATGTGAAACAGTTCACGCTGGACGCAGCAGAACCGGTCTCCATAGAACTCACTTCGGGCTATTCAGGATATTCCGCCCCAATCGCAACCAGCACCATCCGCGAACCCTCGTTCGAGACCACGATCACCGGTCCCGACGGGATCGTGACTGCCAGGCCGGTCCAGAAGATTATCCGGGGATCCGTCAACCTTGATGGCGATCCGGTTGTATCACCCTCATCGGAGGAAGCCACCTACCATGAGGCCAGTGTCCAGTACACCGTGATATATACTGTTGAGGGCAAGCCCGGAGTCTGGCAGCTCTCCGTAACGCCAAAAAATACCCAGAACTTTGAATACAAGATTACCCTCGGGAATATGAATACGGGTATCCCATCCCTGAACCTCTTTTCTTCTCCCTAA
- a CDS encoding methanogenesis marker 7 protein, translating into MTLVPVTYKGGIYQHDIVVDLIEDLGGYIVQKHIIAQEVVLQCFVPREDIELIRQISRPLFGEVTDSPLVGTEIAIVSMSLEIHHLPHPSCDIAEYVRRLGAKSNMVSLARGPGKRIAGLNDEERDVINEHDIAVYLMGNFETCIEYKMPTLRRGIEVPIVLCGGPDKEVLERIISPPVDGYVGNVGRFMRRTKEADELAKLDEIIAEITRVLEKKREEIAKDPLSVYPARLMGLIREQIPEILHVTSPTPLTVQMAGLRVKLPYDTFAEKVKKVTIEDGIMLGEVAEVLPSRMRDYIIVRVLPFSETNIAV; encoded by the coding sequence ATGACGCTCGTCCCCGTCACCTACAAGGGCGGCATCTACCAGCACGACATCGTCGTCGATCTGATCGAGGACCTAGGCGGCTACATTGTCCAGAAGCACATCATCGCACAGGAAGTTGTCCTCCAGTGCTTTGTGCCCCGCGAGGACATCGAGCTGATCCGGCAGATCTCGCGGCCACTTTTTGGAGAGGTTACGGACTCGCCCCTTGTCGGCACCGAGATCGCCATCGTGAGCATGAGCCTTGAGATCCATCACCTCCCCCATCCTTCCTGTGATATCGCTGAGTATGTCCGCAGGCTCGGGGCCAAGAGCAATATGGTCAGCCTGGCTCGGGGGCCGGGGAAGCGGATCGCCGGCCTGAACGATGAGGAACGCGACGTGATCAACGAGCACGACATCGCGGTCTACCTCATGGGCAACTTCGAGACCTGCATCGAGTACAAGATGCCCACGCTCCGGCGCGGGATCGAGGTGCCGATCGTGCTCTGCGGCGGCCCGGACAAGGAAGTTCTGGAGCGGATCATCAGTCCGCCGGTAGACGGGTACGTGGGCAACGTGGGCCGGTTCATGCGGCGGACAAAGGAGGCCGATGAGCTTGCGAAGCTGGACGAGATCATAGCCGAGATCACCCGCGTGCTTGAGAAGAAGCGGGAAGAGATTGCCAAGGATCCCCTCTCGGTCTACCCGGCCCGGCTCATGGGATTGATTCGGGAGCAGATTCCCGAGATCCTGCATGTGACCTCCCCGACCCCGCTGACCGTCCAGATGGCAGGGCTCCGGGTTAAGCTTCCCTACGACACGTTCGCAGAGAAGGTGAAGAAGGTGACAATCGAAGATGGGATTATGCTCGGGGAAGTGGCAGAGGTCCTTCCCTCGCGGATGAGGGATTATATCATCGTGAGGGTGCTCCCGTTCTCGGAGACGAACATTGCGGTCTGA
- a CDS encoding mannose-1-phosphate guanylyltransferase/mannose-6-phosphate isomerase has protein sequence MKSIILAGGVGTRLWPLSREYYPKQFIQLGGPSLFQKTYERAVRLSGPENIWVVTNDIHQYLVRNQVEELGYTLNDSRLLVEPEGKNTLPAIGWALQRIREAYPHATAAVFPSDHILGEAALDQIRAADPVAKKYLVTFGVKPTSPHTGYGYIKQGKKLPLGNVVDQFKEKPDEKTAKEYVKRNYLWNSGIFLLSTDCFFAELKKYQPGLSGALGGGEDPDYGSLDAISIDYGLLEHSKKVAVVPLEAEWNDLGTFRALYETEQHGRDGNVGEAEYLAARNNYVHAPGKHVGLIGVSDLIVVDTTDALLVCHNRQAEQVKDLVTRLNQKNDPVTQFHRQVHRPWGSYTVLEEGAMYKIKRVTVRAGERLSLQLHHHRSEHWVVVNGTAEIELNGEKKLLRKGESTYVHSGMKHRLKNPGLIPLEVIEVQLGDYLEEDDIVRFDDEYGRK, from the coding sequence ATGAAATCCATCATCCTTGCCGGCGGTGTCGGGACACGACTCTGGCCGCTCTCCCGGGAATACTACCCCAAGCAGTTCATCCAGCTTGGCGGCCCCTCGCTCTTCCAGAAGACGTATGAGCGGGCGGTCCGGCTCTCGGGACCGGAAAACATCTGGGTTGTGACAAACGATATCCACCAGTACCTTGTCCGTAACCAGGTAGAGGAACTTGGGTACACCCTTAACGATTCCCGCTTGCTTGTTGAACCGGAAGGCAAAAACACTCTGCCCGCTATCGGGTGGGCATTGCAGCGTATCCGGGAGGCCTATCCCCACGCAACAGCCGCGGTGTTCCCGAGCGATCACATCCTGGGTGAGGCCGCCCTCGACCAGATCCGTGCAGCTGATCCAGTGGCAAAAAAATACCTTGTCACCTTTGGCGTCAAACCGACTTCTCCCCATACCGGGTACGGGTATATCAAGCAAGGGAAAAAACTCCCCCTGGGAAATGTTGTCGACCAGTTCAAAGAGAAACCTGATGAGAAAACTGCAAAGGAGTATGTCAAGCGGAACTATCTCTGGAACAGCGGGATCTTCCTCCTCTCGACAGACTGTTTCTTTGCCGAACTCAAAAAATACCAGCCCGGGCTCTCCGGGGCTCTGGGCGGGGGGGAGGATCCGGACTATGGATCGCTTGACGCCATCTCCATCGATTACGGGCTGCTGGAACACTCAAAGAAGGTTGCCGTGGTGCCGCTCGAAGCGGAGTGGAATGATCTCGGTACATTCAGGGCCCTGTACGAGACAGAACAGCATGGCCGTGATGGAAATGTCGGGGAAGCCGAGTACCTCGCCGCCCGGAACAATTACGTGCATGCGCCGGGCAAACACGTCGGCCTGATCGGGGTGAGCGATCTCATCGTTGTGGACACTACCGATGCCCTCCTAGTCTGCCATAACCGACAGGCAGAACAGGTCAAGGATCTAGTCACGCGGCTCAACCAGAAGAATGACCCGGTGACGCAGTTCCATCGCCAGGTACACCGCCCGTGGGGCTCGTACACGGTCCTCGAGGAGGGCGCGATGTACAAGATCAAGCGGGTGACCGTCAGGGCCGGGGAGCGGCTCTCCCTCCAGCTCCACCATCACCGGAGCGAGCACTGGGTCGTGGTGAACGGGACTGCCGAGATCGAGCTGAACGGCGAGAAAAAGCTGTTGCGGAAGGGGGAGAGCACCTATGTCCACAGCGGAATGAAACACCGGCTGAAGAACCCCGGCCTCATCCCCCTTGAGGTCATCGAGGTCCAGCTCGGCGACTATCTCGAAGAGGACGATATCGTCCGGTTCGATGATGAATACGGCAGGAAATGA
- a CDS encoding methanogenesis marker 17 protein — translation MQAIEHFEVECPEALGAEYYTQIANDVLLDHNLMKVIDKLHIYIDPKVPVFVAVGTLKKISTRVRIGDFANVNPMETKITLVISEETYMAPMLKILWERFGKEKVEQPDRFTVILYNVPATPQEIEEIVVADPSESLHKDLIYALRCIAPEGFRLRSEVFTGTKFKFVASENTLAEDIGTLVAEKFKLMGEVPP, via the coding sequence ATGCAGGCCATAGAACATTTCGAAGTCGAATGCCCCGAGGCACTGGGGGCGGAATACTACACGCAGATCGCAAACGACGTCCTGCTCGACCACAACCTGATGAAAGTCATCGACAAGCTCCATATCTATATCGACCCGAAGGTGCCGGTCTTCGTTGCCGTCGGGACCTTAAAGAAGATCTCGACACGGGTCCGGATCGGGGACTTCGCCAATGTGAACCCGATGGAGACGAAGATCACGCTCGTCATCTCGGAAGAGACCTACATGGCCCCGATGCTGAAGATCCTCTGGGAGCGCTTTGGCAAGGAGAAGGTCGAGCAGCCTGACCGTTTCACCGTAATCCTGTACAATGTTCCTGCTACCCCCCAGGAGATCGAAGAGATCGTGGTGGCCGACCCGAGCGAGTCGCTCCACAAGGATCTCATTTACGCCCTCCGGTGCATCGCCCCCGAGGGCTTCCGGCTCCGAAGCGAGGTCTTCACCGGTACGAAATTCAAATTCGTGGCAAGCGAGAACACGCTGGCCGAGGACATTGGGACTCTGGTTGCTGAAAAGTTCAAGCTGATGGGCGAGGTGCCGCCATGA
- a CDS encoding GNAT family N-acetyltransferase has product MTVEVRELKPEEFFLAEKLWEEYRDQKADKVRERIFGIFEDGRLAATARHTLHPDGVEMDCVFASEKYRGKGYARVAVEALLKACASEEIFIHSTLVLIPFYKKLGFVPIPEDDLPRTIRERFLFCFGEMAGCNVCPMVRVKQPEAATTP; this is encoded by the coding sequence ATGACGGTTGAAGTCCGGGAACTCAAACCTGAAGAATTCTTTCTGGCTGAAAAGCTTTGGGAGGAGTACCGGGACCAGAAAGCAGACAAGGTACGTGAACGTATTTTCGGGATTTTCGAAGATGGTCGGCTTGCTGCGACTGCACGGCATACCCTCCACCCGGATGGCGTGGAGATGGATTGTGTCTTTGCGTCGGAAAAGTACCGGGGGAAAGGATATGCACGGGTGGCTGTCGAGGCACTGCTGAAGGCATGCGCATCAGAGGAGATATTCATCCATTCAACGCTGGTCCTCATCCCGTTCTACAAGAAGCTGGGATTTGTGCCCATCCCTGAGGATGATCTCCCGCGGACGATCCGGGAGCGATTCCTGTTCTGTTTCGGGGAGATGGCTGGCTGTAATGTCTGTCCTATGGTTCGGGTTAAACAGCCGGAGGCAGCGACTACGCCATGA
- a CDS encoding carboxymuconolactone decarboxylase family protein, with amino-acid sequence MGKSSKETFEEKLARIVAQGADVTAEEWMKVIEEEYGKVPLIFRRMGERPEVLISHLLYKGTVAETSPLDPKYVELISMAVGAALKCPHCTGYHMQAAIKMGATREEILEVILLSGMISNSSVLANAYRIVDEKLERCVPCEVKGVGGGKKEKTASGKKQKSGET; translated from the coding sequence ATGGGAAAGTCATCGAAAGAGACATTTGAGGAGAAGCTTGCGCGGATTGTTGCCCAGGGCGCAGACGTAACCGCGGAAGAATGGATGAAGGTCATCGAAGAGGAGTACGGGAAAGTCCCGCTCATCTTCCGGAGGATGGGCGAGCGCCCTGAGGTACTCATCTCCCACCTGCTGTACAAGGGGACCGTTGCGGAGACCAGCCCGCTCGACCCGAAGTACGTGGAGCTGATCAGCATGGCCGTGGGTGCGGCCTTGAAGTGCCCGCACTGTACCGGTTACCACATGCAGGCGGCGATCAAGATGGGGGCCACCCGCGAGGAGATCCTCGAAGTCATCCTCTTGTCCGGCATGATCTCCAACTCATCCGTGCTCGCGAACGCGTATCGTATCGTTGACGAGAAGCTCGAACGGTGCGTGCCGTGCGAGGTGAAGGGTGTGGGCGGGGGGAAGAAAGAGAAAACAGCCTCTGGAAAGAAACAGAAGTCGGGGGAAACATAA